The Arachis duranensis cultivar V14167 chromosome 2, aradu.V14167.gnm2.J7QH, whole genome shotgun sequence genome has a window encoding:
- the LOC110277744 gene encoding uncharacterized protein LOC110277744: MLSPTDSNMMVVREQTPSEALAIVPIQVFVPASQTTPETDFEPTPMLQIEGTTENTPESPKKLQETTPTLPPAPTKIHPAAEDAAALLMMARTATYVPKTDSGMPSFSLGLTDSSQEGASTQETEREKSPETASMLEQLDTLVQKLASNAAKGTNESPQIQRETGGESSAKFETPGGINQIPDDMKQKCYTWGTRLKEDAKGDTDEFEEICTLIGQGEYILMRTHLASLQTKSDIESQIVSAICLILNQKNEKRFQE; the protein is encoded by the exons at GTTGAGTCCGACTGACTCGAATATGATGGTTGTGAGGGAACAAACACCGTCGGAAGCGCTTGCAAT agtccCGATCCAGGTTTTTGTGCCGGCATCCCAAACAACCCCTGAGACAGATTTCGAACCAACCCCTATGCTACAGATTGAAGGGACTACAGAAAA CACTCCTGAATCCCCCAAGAAACTTCAAGAAACCACACCCACGCTTCCCCCAGCTCCAActaaaat TCATCCAGCCGCAGAAGACGCTGCTGCCCTGTTGATGATGGCACGGACAGCAACCTATGTTCCTAAAACAGATTCAGGgatgccatcattcagccttggACTGACTGATTCAAGCCAGGAGGGGGCGTCAACGCAGGAGACAGAAAGGGAAAAATCTCCAGAAACTGCAAGTATGCTAGAACAATTAGACACTTTGGTCCAAAAATTAGCAAGCAATGCGGCGAAGGGAACAAATGAAAGTCCACAAATTCAGAGGGAGACTGGGGGAGAAAGTTCTGCAAAGTTTGAAACTCCTGGGGGAATAAATCAAATTCCGGATGATATGAAACAAAAGTGCTACACCTGGGGGACGAGACTGAAGGAAGATGCAAAAGGCGATACTGACGAGTTTGAGGAGATATGCACTCTGATTGGCCAAGGAGAATACATTTTGATGAGAACGCACCTTGCATCCCTCCAGACAAAAAGTGATATAGAATCTCAG ATTGTATCTGCCATCTGCCTCATCCTAAaccagaaaaatgaaaagaggtttcaggaataa
- the LOC107472753 gene encoding putative disease resistance protein At3g14460: MAGAVVGGAFLSGFINIVINKCLTEDAVNKVFGKKLGSDLVERLKTALLGAEALVADAEMKQFGNLNVRKWLDSLRDAVYCAEDLLDAVLLKASTQKNASFSWWSPSFFINQDRDDMVDKIEGVVTRIEDLGKQKDFLGLEKILTGSSSWRTPSSSLVKESVYGREDDKKALIKMLNDNNEHHLSVIAIVGIGGVGKTTLSQWLYNNEEFMKGFDPKAWVCVSEKFEVVETTRNVIKQIHGGTCSLDDFNSLHNALKEELSNKKFFIVLDDVWSDDGDKWSNFMTPFQYGNKGSIVLLTTREENVASAVQNCRPYFLKKLSEDYCWSVFAENASFPESNGRAALEEIGRKIVKKCDGLPLAAETLGRLLCTKHDVEEWNKILMSDVWGFSVEKSKIIPALLISYFHLPPHLKRCFVYCALFPKDYKFAKDELILLWMAEDILPPPKRGESLEEVGCECFDELTSRLFFTKREGFGHYFVMHDLLHDLAIFLAGYFYCNSEELGKEEEIRIQTRHLCVDLSHCSSKLYNSISKVESLRTLLLCGNFSSPYFNIETATCEILSKCKYLRVLSFDKLDVLPNSTGELIHLRHLDLSYTRIKTLPESLCSLCNLQTLKLHGCYGLTMLPSGLHNLVSLQHLDIRETALEEMPGKMSKLNQLHVLSYFVVGKHEDNGIQEFGGLVNLHGSVEIKNLENIVDVKEAKRAKIMDMKHIDELCLEWSSGDDLVSSTQTERDMLDNLQPQNGLKELKIKGYKGTIFPDWMGHCCYQNMTSVYLESCKNCCMLPSLGQLPSLKSLTIGGFDQLRSIGEEFYKNEGDHHSSHIAPFPSLETLVFYNMACWEVWHVSESETFPQLKKLEITNCPMLKEEMLNQVFFRIVSSLSDVSKVRKLQIGDYFIEWDTEAMFLDGDTLSIRGSESVMESSFKAMISINHLTCLQQIHIYECRKLEFPHLQQQKYDLVELLIQHSCDSLTSLWLEVFPNLKNLEIINCWNMESISMSEAPHAALQWLSIVLCKKLVSFAGEGLAAPNLTHLQVRDCEKLEALPRDMKSLLPSLQSLQIYGCPNICRLPEGGLPPNLKELEVGIGEQQMRDLSWMGNLHALTHLSIYGYECKNIKSYPEMGSLPHLPSLTTLHIKNFDNLETLECNELLRLTSLQQLHIYWCPKLENMEGEKLPPSLLLLKIEDCPLLPKHQLIWPKISYIPTIEVDSKKIS; the protein is encoded by the coding sequence ATGGCTGGTGCAGTTGTTGGTGGAGCTTTCCTCTCTGGCTTCATTAACATTGTCATTAACAAGTGCCTTACAGAGGATGCGGTCAACAAGGTGTTTGGCAAGAAGCTTGGTTCTGACTTGGTTGAAAGGCTGAAGACTGCTCTGTTGGGTGCTGAAGCTCTTGTTGCTGATGCTGAGATGAAGCAGTTTGGAAATCTCAATGTGAGGAAGTGGCTCGATAGTCTCCGGGATGCTGTTTACTGTGCTGAGGACTTGCTCGATGCTGTCCTCCTCAAAGCCAGCACTCAAAAGAATGCAAGTTTTTCCTGGTGGTCCCCTAGCTTCTTCATCAACCAAGATAGAGATGACATGGTAGACAAGATTGAAGGGGTGGTTACAAGAATTGAGGATCttggaaaacaaaaagatttcCTTGGTCTTGAAAAGATTCTCACTGGTAGCTCATCATGGAGGACTCCATCCAGTTCTCTTGTAAAAGAGAGTGTGTATGGCAGGGAGGATGACAAGAAGGCCTTAATCAAGATGCTGAATGACAACAATGAGCATCACTTGTCTGTGATTGCTATTGTTGGCATAGGTGGGGTTGGTAAAACAACTTTATCCCAATGGCTGTACAACAACGAGGAGTTTATGAAGGGATTTGATCCGAAAGCATGGGTTTGCGTTTCCGAGAAGTTTGAGGTTGTTGAGACTACAAGGAATGTCATAAAGCAGATCCATGGAGGTACTTGTAGTCTCGATGATTTCAATTCACTTCACAATGCTTTGAAAGAAGAATTGTCCAATAAGAAGTTCTTTATTGTTCTTGATGATGTTTGGAGTGATGATGGTGACAAATGGAGTAATTTTATGACCCCTTTCCAATATGGAAATAAGGGAAGTATTGTTCTGCTGACTACTCGGGAGGAAAATGTTGCTTCCGCAGTTCAAAATTGTCGGCCTTATTTTCTCAAGAAGTTGTCGGAGGACTATTGTTGGTCAGTGTTTGCAGAAAATGCATCTTTTCCAGAATCAAATGGGAGAGCAGCACTTGAAGAAATAGGTAGAAAGATTGTGAAGAAGTGTGATGGTTTGCCATTAGCTGCAGAAACACTTGGTCGCTTGTTATGTACAAAGCACGATGTTGAGGAATGGAACAAGATACTAATGAGTGATGTTTGGGGATTTTCTGTGGAGAAGAGTAAGATTATTCCAGCATTACTGATAAGTTACTTCCATCTTCCTCCACATTTAAAGCGTTGTTTTGTCTATTGTGCTTTATTTCCCAAGGATTATAAATTTGCGAAAGATGAATTAATCCTTTTGTGGATGGCAGAAGATATTTTACCACCAccaaagagaggagagagtttAGAAGAAGTTGGTTGCGAGTGTTTTGATGAACTAACTTCCAGATTATTTTTCACGAAGAGAGAAGGCTTTGGTCATTATTTTGTGATGCATGATCTGTTGCATGACTTAGCAATATTCCTTGCTGGATATTTCTATTGCAACTCAGAAGAACTTGGTAAAGAAGAGGAGATAAGGATTCAGACTCGGCATTTGTGTGTAGATTTAAGTCATTGTAGCTCAAAACTTTATAATTCTATTTCTAAAGTAGAATCGTTGAGAACATTATTATTGTGTGGCAATTTCTCATCTCCCTACTTCAACATTGAAACGGCAACATGTGAGATATTATCAAAGTGTAAATACTTGAGAGTTTTATCCTTTGATAAACTTGATGTGTTGCCTAATTCAACAGGAGAATTGATCCATCTGCGCCACTTGGATCTCTCCTATACTCGTATAAAGACATTGCCTGAGTCTTTGTGCAGCTTGTGTAATTTGCAAACATTGAAGTTACATGGTTGTTATGGGCTAACTATGCTGCCTAGTGGTTTGCATAATCTTGTGAGTTTGCAGCATCTTGATATTAGAGAAACTGCTTTGGAAGAAATGCCCGGAAAAATGAGCAAATTGAATCAATTGCACGTTTTAAGTTACTTTGTCGTTGGCAAGCACGAAGACAATGGAATCCAGGAGTTTGGAGGGCTGGTAAATCTTCACGGATCCGTTGAGATTAAGAATTTGGAGAATATTGTTGATGTGAAAGAAGCAAAGAGGGCAAAGATAATGGATATGAAGCACATTGATGAATTATGTTTGGAATGGTCTTCAGGTGATGATCTGGTTTCAAGTACACAAACAGAAAGAGACATGCTCGATAACTTGCAACCGCAGAATGGGTTGAAAGAGTTGAAAATCAAGGGATACAAGGGTACAATATTTCCAGATTGGATGGGACATTGTTGCTACCAAAACATGACAAGTGTATATCTAGAGTCTTGCAAGAATTGCTGCATGCTGCCTTCACTTGGGCAGCTGCCATCTCTCAAGTCCCTAACCATTGGAGGATTCGATCAGCTGAGGAGCATTGGGGAGGAGTTTTACAAGAATGAAGGAGATCATCATTCTTCGCATATTGCACCGTTTCCCTCACTGGAGACTTTGGTATTTTATAACATGGCATGTTGGGAGGTGTGGCACGTATCTGAGTCGGAAACTTTTCCTCAACTTAAGAAGCTTGAAATAACAAATTGTCCAATGTTGAAGGAAGAGATGCTTAATCAGGTATTCTTCAGAATAGTTTCTTCTTTGTCGGATGTTTCCAAAGTTCGCAAACTACAGATAGGCGACTACTTTATAGAATGGGACACCGAGGCCATGTTTCTTGATGGGGATACTTTATCAATTAGGGGAAGTGAATCTGTGATGGAGTCTTCCTTTAAGGCAATGATCAGCATCAACCATCTAACTTGCCTCCAACAAATACACATCTATGAATGTAGAAAACTAGAATTTCCCCATCTGCAGCAGCAGAAGTATGATTTGGTAGAGCTACTAATACAACACAGCTGTGATTCACTGACCTCCTTGTGGTTGGAGGTCTTTCCCAATCTCAAGAATTTGGAGATCATAAACTGTTGGAATATGGAATCAATCTCAATGTCAGAAGCACCACATGCTGCTCTTCAATGGCTCTCCATTGTTCTCTGCAAGAAATTAGTGTCATTTGCAGGAGAAGGACTGGCTGCACCCAACTTGACTCATCTTCAAGTCAGAGATTGTGAGAAGTTGGAGGCATTACCACGTGACATGAAGAGTCTACTCCCAAGTTTACAGTCTCTCCAGATATATGGTTGCCCAAACATTTGCAGGTTGCCAGAGGGTGGTTTGCCGCCTAACTTGAAAGAACTTGAAGTGGGAATTGGGGAGCAACAAATGAGGGATCTATCATGGATGGGCAACTTGCACGCCCTCACTCATCTCAGTATTTATGGTTATGAGTGTAAGAACATAAAGTCATACCCAGAGATGGGTTCGCTGCCTCACCTTCCCTCCCTTACCACTCTACATATTAAAAACTTTGATAATCTGGAGACATTGGAGTGCAACGAGCTTCTCCGCCTCACCTCCCTTCAACAACTACACATTTATTGGTGTCCAAAGCTGGAGAATATGGAAGGAGAAAAGCTGCCTCCCTCTCTCTTGCTACTCAAAATTGAAGACTGTCCTTTGCTGCCCAAGCATCAATTAATCTGGCCCAAAATTTCCTACATCCCAACCATTGAAGTCGATAGCAAAAAAATTTCCTGA
- the LOC107472750 gene encoding putative disease resistance protein At3g14460 produces MAGVLVGGAFLSGFINVVLDKFISGETYNLVVGKKLGPELVRRLRTALLAAEALVADAEQKQFGNQSVRKWLDDLRDAVYKADDLLDRFCIKAATQKQVPTFLPSFLNFENRQIVNEIEEVVRTIEDLERCKESLGLEKISTSSSSWRAPSTSLVRGNMYGREDDQLALIKMLNDNTEHHLSVISIVGIGGVGKTTLAQWVYNNGDLMKEFDLKAWVCISENFDIVETTRNVIKGILGGACSLDDFNSLQHALKEKLSNKKFFIVLDDVWSDDGDKWSYFMTPFQYGKKGSVVLLTTLFANNASFPESNGRATLEEIGRKIVKKCDGLPLAAETLGRLLRTKHDVQEWNKILMSDIWELSVEKSKIIPALLISYFHLPAYLKRCFVYCSLYPKDYTFRRDELIFLWMIDDLLPSPKRGESLEEVGCECFDELTSRLFFTHQLLDGVVDVFVMHDLLHDLAIFLAGNFYCNAEKLCEEEEERIQTRHLRVDLCHCGSKLYNLISKVESLRSLLFIGFPHPNFDIEKTTGEILSKCKYLRSLSFHKVDVLPSSIGTLIHLRHLDLSYCSIKTLPESLCNLHNLQTLKLFGCYELTMLPSGLHNLVSLRHLDIRGTYLEEMPPKMNKLIHLDILSDFLVGKHENNGIRELGGISNLHGSFELKKLENVVDAKEAKSARMKDKKHIECILMEWSSGEEIVSNTQTEREILDSLQPHNGLKELTIKGYRGTIFPDWVGHSSYQNMTNVSLECCKNCCMLPALGQLPSLKALNIEGFDQLKSIGMEFYKNEGGQHSSPIALFPSLERLVFRHMPCWQVWQLPESETFPQLRVLEIVNCPMLERNILSDVFWRIISSLLSDVSKVRKLCINKDRRGQSETMYLDEDTLKIKGCESVIDSVFKAIGIHQLQFPEKQQHKYDLVELQIGKNCGSLTVLPLDAFPNLKNLEIHRSGNLESISMSEPPHASLQHLSICECPEFVSFPAQGLAAPDLTDLEVFRCSKLVALPRGMNTLLPNLQFLNIQDCPKISRFPECGLPPNLKQLTVGRQWRDLLPTGNLDALTHLTIIDDYGCQSMIKSFPEVGSLPHLPSLTTLEICRFYNLETLECNELLRLTSLQQLIIQQCWKLGNMEGEKLPPSLLLLQLTRCAFENFFTCIDESNLLFLTSSAALGWRIWKEKSCLPLCYYFKFKTVLCSENPARRVAAKLCMKGPEEIDESVFFIDSTMKMCIRQLLWPLQLGEHVYTRTLSRSIYTIFLE; encoded by the exons ATGGCTGGAGTTCTTGTTGGGGGAGCTTTTCTCTCTGGCTTCATTAATGTTGTCCTCGACAAGTTCATTTCGGGAGAGACTTACAACTTGGTGGTGGGGAAGAAGCTTGGCCCTGAGTTGGTGAGAAGGCTGAGGACTGCTCTCTTGGCTGCCGAAGCTCTGGTTGCTGACGCTGAGCAGAAGCAGTTTGGTAACCAATCTGTGAGGAAGTGGCTGGATGATCTTAGGGATGCTGTCTACAAGGCTGATGACTTGCTGGACCGTTTCTGCATCAAAGCTGCAACCCAGAAACAGGTACCAACTTTCTTGCCGAGCTTCCTCAATTTTGAAAATAGGCAGATTGTCAATGAGATAGAAGAGGTGGTTAGAACAATAGAAGATCTTGAGAGATGCAAAGAAAGCCTTGGCCTGGAAAAAATTTCCACCAGTAGCTCTTCATGGAGGGCTCCTTCCACTTCTCTTGTAAGAGGGAATATGTATGGCAGGGAGGATGACCAACTAGCCTTGATCAAGATGCTGAATGACAACACTGAGCATCACTTGTCTGTGATCTCTATTGTTGGCATAGGTGGGGTCGGTAAAACAACTTTAGCTCAATGGGTGTACAACAACGGGGATTTAATGAAGGAATTCGATCTGAAAGCATGGGTTTGCATCTCGGAGAACTTTGATATCGTTGAGACTACAAGGAATGTCATAAAGGGGATCCTTGGAGGTGCTTGCAGTCTCGACGATTTCAATTCACTTCAACAtgctttaaaagaaaaattatcaaACAAGAAGTTCTTTATTGTTCTTGATGATGTTTGGAGTGATGATGGTGACAAATGGAGTTATTTTATGACCCCTTTCCAATACGGGAAGAAGGGAAGTGTTGTTCTTCTGACTACTC TGTTTGCTAACAATGCATCTTTTCCAGAATCAAATGGGAGAGCAACACTTGAAGAAATAGGCAGAAAGATTGTCAAGAAGTGTGATGGTTTGCCATTAGCTGCAGAAACACTTGGTCGCTTGTTACGTACAAAGCATGATGTTCAGGAATGGAACAAGATATTAATGAGTGATATTTGGGAACTTTCTGTGGAGAAGAGTAAGATTATCCCAGCATTATTAATAAGTTACTTTCATCTCCCTGCATATTTGAAACGATGTTTTGTTTATTGTTCTTTATATCCCAAAGATTATACATTTAGGAGAGATGAACTGATCTTTTTGTGGATGATAGACGATCTTTTACCATCACCTAAGAGAGGAGAGAGTTTAGAAGAAGTTGGTTGCGAGTGTTTTGATGAACTAACTTCTAGATTGTTTTTCACACATCAGCTTCTAGATGGGGTTGTAGATGTTTTTGTGATGCATGATCTCTTGCATGACTTAGCAATATTCCTTGCTGGAAATTTCTATTGCAACGCAGAAAAACTTtgtgaagaggaggaggagaggaTCCAGACTCGGCATTTGCGTGTAGATTTATGTCATTGTGGCTCAAAACTTTATAATTTGATTTCTAAAGTAGAATCTTTGAGGTCATTATTGTTTATAGGATTTCCCCATCCCAACTTCGACATTGAAAAGACGACAGGTGAGATATTATCGAAGTGTAAATACTTGAGATCTTTATCCTTTCATAAAGTTGATGTGCTGCCTAGTTCAATAGGAACATTGATCCATCTGCGCCACTTGGATCTCTCATATTGTTCTATTAAGACATTGCCAGAGTCTCTGTGCAACTTGCATAATTTGCAAACATTGAAGTTGTTTGGTTGTTATGAGCTAACTATGTTGCCTAGTGGTTTGCATAATCTAGTGAGTTTGCGGCATCTTGATATTAGGGGAACTTATTTGGAAGAAATGCCCCCAAAAATGAACAAGTTGATACACTTGGACATTTTAAGCGATTTTCTGGTGGGCAAGCATGAAAATAATGGAATCCGGGAATTAGGAGGAATCTCAAATCTTCATGGATCATTTGAGCTTAAGAAGTTGGAGAATGTGGTTGACGCCAAAGAAGCAAAGAGTGCAAGGATGAAAGACAAGAAGCACATTGAGTGCATATTGATGGAATGGTCTTCAGGTGAAGAGATAGTTTCAAACACGCAAACGGAAAGAGAGATATTGGACAGCTTGCAACCTCACAATGGGTTGAAAGAATTGACAATCAAGGGATACAGGGGTACAATATTTCCAGATTGGGTTGGGCATTCCTCCTACCAAAACATGACAAATGTATCTCTAGAGTGTTGCAAGAATTGCTGCATGCTGCCTGCACTTGGACAGCTGCCATCTCTTAAGGCCCTAAACATTGAAGGTTTCGATCAGCTCAAGAGCATCGGCATGGAGTTTTACAAGAATGAAGGCGGTCAACATTCTTCGCCTATTGCACTATTTCCCTCACTGGAGAGATTGGTATTTCGGCATATGCCATGTTGGCAAGTGTGGCAGTTACCTGAATCAGAAACTTTTCCTCAGCTCAGGGTGCTTGAAATAGTAAATTGTCCAATGTTAGAGAGAAATATTCTTAGTGACGTATTCTGGAGAATCATTTCTTCTTTGTTGTCAGATGTTTCGAAAGTTCGAAAACTATGTATAAATAAAGATCGTAGAGGACAATCTGAAACGATGTATCTTGATGAGGATACTTTAAAAATTAAGGGATGTGAGTCGGTGATAGATTCTGTATTTAAGGCAATCGGCATCCACCAATTGCAATTCCCGGAGAAGCAACAACACAAGTATGATTTGGTAGAGCTACAAATAGGGAAGAACTGTGGTTCGCTTACCGTATTGCCGTTGGATGCCTTTCCCAATCTCAAGAATCTCGAGATACATAGGTCTGGTAATCTGGAATCAATTTCAATGTCAGAGCCACCACATGCTTCTCTTCAACATCTCTCCATCTGTGAATGTCCCGAATTTGTGTCATTTCCAGCACAAGGACTGGCTGCACCCGACTTGACTGATCTCGAAGTTTTCAGGTGCTCAAAGTTGGTGGCATTGCCACGTGGCATGAATACTCTCCTCCCCAATTTACAGTTTCTCAACATACAAGATTGCCCAAAGATTTCCAGGTTTCCAGAGTGTGGTTTGCCGCCTAACTTGAAACAGCTTACTGTCGGGAGACAATGGAGGGATCTATTGCCGACGGGCAACTTGGATGCCCTCACTCATCTCaccattattgatgattatgGGTGTCAAAGCATGATAAAGTCATTCCCAGAGGTGGGTTCGCTGCCTCACCTTCCCTCCCTTACCACTCTCGAGATATGCAGGTTCTATAATCTGGAGACATTGGAGTGCAACGAGCTTCTCCGCCTCACCTCCCTTCAACAATTAATAATTCAACAATGTTGGAAGCTGGGGAATATGGAAGGAGAAAAGCTGCCTCCCTCTCTCTTGCTACTTCAACTTACAAGGTGTG CATTTGAGAATTTCTTTACATGCATCGATGAATCAAATTTACTGTTTTTAACATCTTCTGCAG CTTTGGGTTGGAGAATATGGAAGGAGAAAAGCTGCCTTCCTCTCTGTTACTACTTCAAATTCAAGACTGTCCTTTGCTCGGAGAATCCTGCAAGAAGAGTTGCAGCTAAACTCTGCATGAAG GGGCCTGAAGAGATAGATGAATCTGTTTTCTTTATAGATTCAACCATGAAAATGTGCATTAGGCAGCTTCTATGGCCATTGCAACTTGGTGAGCAT GTGTATACTAGAACTTTATCTCGCAGCATATACACAATTTTCCTGGAATAA